The Triticum aestivum cultivar Chinese Spring chromosome 7B, IWGSC CS RefSeq v2.1, whole genome shotgun sequence genome window below encodes:
- the LOC123159975 gene encoding uncharacterized protein isoform X1, with the protein MEAATPLPKKRRSEVPGSNQPEEISSHEPAAAAMEAPESDIREPPPGAGGAEDGVDHISGLPDAVLGDIISLLPTREGARTQILASRWRHLWRSAPLNLDYQGLPTEGDVLGLPTLFPTVVHTVKTLSIFVYASNVDMVIDLMSCFPCLEKLYIQQIQSMGKNLWRRKHKSHIRCLDIRLKTIVLENYQGVMSDVNFATFFVLNAKMLELFRFETRGLCGKGFIQRQHRLLQLGKRASRGARFVFKNNTCLRNLEDIKHVRDLSVAHPFEC; encoded by the exons ATGGAGGCGGCGACTCCTCTTCCCAAGAAGAGGAGGTCGGAGGTGCCCGGAAGCAACCAACCGGAGGAAATCTCGAGCCacgagccggcggcggcggccatggaggcgcCCGAATCCGACATCCGTGAACCACCGCCTGGAGCTGGAGGAGCAGAAGACGGCGTCGACCACATCAGCGGGCTGCCCGACGCCGTCCTCGGCgacatcatctccctcctccccaccAGGGAGGGTGCCCGCACCCAAATCCTCGCCTCCCGGTGGCGCCACCTCTGGCGCTCCGCTCCTCTCAATCTCGACTACCAGGGCCTCCCCACCGAAGGTGACGTTCTG GGATTGCCTACTCTGTTCCCAACCGTGGTACACACTGTCAAGACTTTATCTATCTTTGTTTATGCTTCTAACGTGGATATGGTCATTGATCTCATGAGTTGCTTTCCCTGCTTGGAGAAGTTGTATATCCAG CAAATTCAGTCGATGGGAAAGAATTTGTGGCGTCGTAAACACAAGAGTCACATCAGATGCCTTGACATCCGTCTCAAGACAATAGTGTTGGAAAATTATCAAGGCGTCATGTCAGATGTTAACTTTGCCACGTTCTTTGTGTTGAATGCTAAAATGTTAGAGTTATTTAGATTTGAGACTCGAGGCCTCTGCGGTAAAGGGTTCATTCAGAGGCAGCATCGTTTGCTTCAGCTTGGGAAAAGGGCATCTAGAGGTGCTCGGTTTGTTTTCAAAAACAATACATGTCTCCGCAACCTTGAGGACATCAAGCATGTGCGAGATTTGTCTGTAGCTCATCCCTTTGAATGCTGA
- the LOC123159975 gene encoding uncharacterized protein isoform X2, which yields MLISRSIGFSCIRISSPNLRTIGVRVGYRHQLVKIMIEDAPCLERLLQLDLLRELHILLISAPKLETLGCLPYHQHHYHYHDFQGLPTLFPTVVHTVKTLSIFVYASNVDMVIDLMSCFPCLEKLYIQQIQSMGKNLWRRKHKSHIRCLDIRLKTIVLENYQGVMSDVNFATFFVLNAKMLELFRFETRGLCGKGFIQRQHRLLQLGKRASRGARFVFKNNTCLRNLEDIKHVRDLSVAHPFEC from the exons ATGCTTATTAGCAGGAGCATTGGCTTCAGCTGCATTCGGATCAGCTCCCCAAACCTTAGAACCATTGGCGTGCGTGTTGGATACCGACACCAGTTAGTGAAAATCATGATTGAGGATGCCCCTTGTCTTGAAAGGTTGCTCCAACTTGACCTACTTAGGGAATTGCATATATTGTTAATATcagcgcccaaactggagaccttgggttgCCTTCCTTACCATCAACATCACTACCACTACCACGACTTTCAG GGATTGCCTACTCTGTTCCCAACCGTGGTACACACTGTCAAGACTTTATCTATCTTTGTTTATGCTTCTAACGTGGATATGGTCATTGATCTCATGAGTTGCTTTCCCTGCTTGGAGAAGTTGTATATCCAG CAAATTCAGTCGATGGGAAAGAATTTGTGGCGTCGTAAACACAAGAGTCACATCAGATGCCTTGACATCCGTCTCAAGACAATAGTGTTGGAAAATTATCAAGGCGTCATGTCAGATGTTAACTTTGCCACGTTCTTTGTGTTGAATGCTAAAATGTTAGAGTTATTTAGATTTGAGACTCGAGGCCTCTGCGGTAAAGGGTTCATTCAGAGGCAGCATCGTTTGCTTCAGCTTGGGAAAAGGGCATCTAGAGGTGCTCGGTTTGTTTTCAAAAACAATACATGTCTCCGCAACCTTGAGGACATCAAGCATGTGCGAGATTTGTCTGTAGCTCATCCCTTTGAATGCTGA